The following proteins are co-located in the Haloterrigena turkmenica DSM 5511 genome:
- a CDS encoding ABC transporter permease — MKHTESTTESEEEFSFGAAQSDVEVTTADRLRDFYREFVYKPGLVAWEDNRTRLGASILAVYVFIGTVGTWLYRSPSTNQSERSLQPFQTMEAPLGTTNSGEDILAMAIHATPEMLVMILSGGVFATGLAVLIGTVAGYKGGTTDRVLTTFSDVAMSIPGLPLIMVLAVVVSPERAVVIGILITINYWAGLARSIRSQVLTIRENSYVEASRTMGVSTPRILIKDVIPNIMPYVLVNFANAARYVVFASVGLYYLGILPTSVANWGIQLDNAYSQAGALSGGGTMYQLAVPMIAIMFLALGLILLAQGMDRVFNPRVRTRLASESESETEDDEEVAAPTEVMT, encoded by the coding sequence GTGAAGCATACTGAATCCACGACCGAGTCGGAAGAGGAGTTCTCGTTCGGTGCCGCGCAGTCCGACGTCGAAGTCACGACGGCGGACCGATTGCGAGACTTCTACCGGGAGTTCGTCTACAAACCGGGGCTCGTCGCGTGGGAGGACAACCGGACGCGTCTCGGTGCATCCATCCTGGCCGTATACGTCTTCATCGGCACCGTCGGCACGTGGCTCTACCGGTCGCCGAGCACGAACCAGTCGGAGCGGAGTCTGCAACCGTTCCAGACGATGGAGGCACCGCTCGGAACGACGAATTCCGGTGAGGACATCCTGGCCATGGCGATCCACGCGACACCCGAGATGCTCGTCATGATCTTGTCGGGCGGCGTCTTTGCGACGGGGCTCGCAGTTCTGATCGGAACAGTCGCGGGATACAAGGGGGGGACGACCGACCGCGTTCTGACGACGTTCTCGGACGTCGCGATGTCGATTCCCGGCCTCCCGCTCATCATGGTGCTGGCGGTCGTCGTCTCGCCGGAGCGCGCCGTCGTGATCGGCATTCTCATCACGATCAACTACTGGGCTGGGCTTGCTCGGTCCATTCGATCGCAGGTGCTGACGATCCGCGAAAACTCCTACGTAGAGGCGTCCAGAACGATGGGCGTTAGTACGCCTCGGATCCTGATCAAGGACGTCATCCCGAATATCATGCCGTACGTGCTTGTCAACTTCGCCAACGCCGCTCGGTACGTCGTCTTCGCGTCGGTCGGACTCTACTATCTGGGCATCCTCCCCACGTCGGTCGCTAACTGGGGGATCCAGCTCGACAATGCGTACAGCCAGGCCGGTGCGCTCAGCGGCGGCGGGACGATGTATCAGCTTGCGGTTCCTATGATCGCGATCATGTTTCTCGCCCTCGGCCTCATCCTGCTCGCGCAGGGGATGGACCGAGTGTTCAACCCCCGTGTTCGGACCCGACTTGCCAGCGAGTCCGAATCGGAGACCGAAGACGATGAGGAAGTCGCCGCGCCCACGGAGGTGATGACCTGA
- a CDS encoding ABC transporter permease translates to MNNYYVKRTGRAVLTLWFTVTLTFGLIRAIPGGPLEMLRARLVRQGVDPARIDSIIQSRQEESQPIYVEYYEYMSSLLSGNLGESFYFREPVSSIITDALPWTVFVMVTATIVLFAIAVVWGALIAYKEGSRFDTVSSGLSILLSSVPFYVLGILFVVVFSYKFGIFPARYRTSPGVSPSLSLQFVGNVLYHAALPIASIVITQVGLQTLAMRGNSIQVLGEDFVRVARLRGLSDRRIAVRYVGRNAILPMYTGFLTLIGFNLGGSVILEEVFTYTGIGYYMFEALINRDYPLMMGIFLVITTALVLSVYIADLTYGLVDPRVKSGDSSEAY, encoded by the coding sequence ATGAATAATTACTATGTCAAGCGGACTGGGCGTGCAGTGCTTACGTTGTGGTTCACTGTCACGCTCACCTTCGGGCTGATACGGGCGATTCCCGGCGGCCCGTTAGAGATGCTCAGGGCGCGATTGGTCCGACAGGGCGTCGATCCTGCGCGCATCGACTCCATCATCCAGTCCCGACAGGAGGAGAGCCAACCGATCTACGTCGAGTACTACGAGTACATGTCGTCGCTCCTGTCCGGGAATCTGGGGGAGTCGTTTTACTTTAGAGAGCCCGTCTCCAGTATCATCACCGATGCGCTCCCGTGGACGGTATTCGTTATGGTGACGGCGACTATCGTCCTGTTTGCGATCGCCGTCGTCTGGGGCGCGCTCATCGCGTACAAGGAAGGGTCTAGGTTCGACACGGTCTCGAGCGGTTTGTCGATTCTGCTCTCGTCTGTTCCCTTCTATGTGCTCGGCATCCTGTTCGTGGTCGTGTTCTCGTACAAGTTCGGTATCTTCCCCGCGCGGTACCGAACGAGCCCAGGCGTCTCCCCCAGCCTGTCGCTCCAGTTCGTGGGGAACGTGTTGTACCACGCGGCGCTCCCGATCGCATCGATCGTGATCACGCAGGTCGGCCTGCAGACGCTCGCGATGCGAGGTAACAGTATTCAGGTGCTCGGCGAGGACTTTGTCCGGGTCGCGCGACTGCGGGGACTCTCTGACCGCCGAATCGCCGTTAGATACGTCGGCCGGAACGCGATTCTGCCAATGTATACCGGGTTCCTGACGCTCATCGGGTTCAACCTTGGCGGATCGGTGATCCTCGAGGAGGTCTTTACGTACACGGGGATCGGATACTACATGTTCGAGGCCCTCATCAACAGGGATTACCCGCTCATGATGGGAATCTTCCTCGTCATTACGACCGCGCTCGTGTTGTCGGTCTACATCGCTGACTTGACGTACGGACTCGTCGATCCTCGTGTCAAATCGGGTGATTCCAGTGAAGCATACTGA